One region of Hymenobacter sediminicola genomic DNA includes:
- a CDS encoding serine O-acetyltransferase, whose protein sequence is MSFSSDSPFVRALARAHQQVAAPLPAAAFCQLAEQLLHLLFPERASKPLLRADSIAATLIQQQNDLAALLTHVQLPEATPAATAALLMARLPHLRDALLHDAAAIAAADPAAQGTEEVISTYPGFYAIAMHRIAHALYQLQVPRVPRIISEYAHQRTGIDIHPGARIGMAFCIDHGTGLVIGETAVIGSYVKIFQGVTLGALSVTKELQGIKRHPTIEDHVVIYAGATILGGNTVVGSHSIIGGNVWLTDSVPSHSRVYHRAQIHVTRTEDPTADIMFSI, encoded by the coding sequence ATGTCTTTTTCTTCCGATTCTCCTTTTGTACGGGCTTTGGCGCGCGCGCACCAGCAGGTAGCAGCCCCACTGCCAGCCGCGGCTTTCTGCCAGCTGGCTGAGCAGTTGCTGCACTTGTTGTTTCCTGAGCGCGCCAGCAAGCCGTTGCTAAGGGCCGACTCTATTGCCGCAACCCTAATTCAGCAACAAAACGACCTTGCTGCGTTGCTGACCCACGTGCAACTGCCCGAGGCGACGCCAGCCGCCACTGCGGCACTACTCATGGCCCGCTTGCCGCATCTGCGCGACGCGCTGCTGCACGATGCCGCTGCTATTGCGGCCGCCGATCCGGCAGCCCAGGGCACGGAGGAAGTTATCAGCACCTATCCGGGTTTCTACGCAATTGCCATGCACCGCATTGCGCATGCCCTATATCAGCTGCAGGTTCCGCGAGTGCCCCGCATCATCAGCGAGTATGCGCACCAACGCACCGGCATTGATATTCACCCGGGTGCCCGTATCGGTATGGCGTTCTGCATCGACCACGGAACCGGGCTCGTTATCGGCGAAACGGCGGTTATCGGGTCCTACGTCAAGATATTTCAGGGCGTTACGCTGGGGGCGCTGAGTGTGACGAAGGAGTTGCAAGGCATCAAGCGCCACCCCACCATCGAGGATCATGTGGTGATTTACGCCGGCGCTACTATTTTGGGGGGCAATACAGTAGTAGGCAGCCACAGCATCATTGGGGGCAACGTATGGCTCACCGACAGCGTGCCGTCGCACTCCCGGGTGTACCACCGCGCCCAAATCCACGTCACCCGTACCGAAGACCCTACCGCCGACATCATGTTTTCCATTTAA
- the cysK gene encoding cysteine synthase A, which yields MKAHSILDTIGNTPLLRLNKLFASRPDVEVWVKLERANPGGSIKDRIALSMIEQAEKDGILTPDSLIVEPTSGNTGVGLAMVAAVKGYKLTLVMPESMSIERRRLMAAYGANLELTPREKGMKGAIEKAHELVRDTPGAWMPMQFENPANIRVHAETTAQEILRDAPEGGFDFHITGVGTGGHITAVTEVLKPHFPNMKTFAVEPELSPVISGGAPGPHPIQGIGAGFIPANLHTEVLDGTIQVSQQAAFDMARRAAREEGLFVGVSSGASLAAVAQKLDEVPQGGRVLTFCYDTGERYLSVEGLFV from the coding sequence ATGAAAGCTCATTCCATTCTGGATACCATCGGCAATACGCCGCTATTGCGCCTCAACAAGCTATTCGCCAGCCGTCCGGATGTGGAGGTATGGGTAAAGCTGGAACGCGCCAACCCCGGCGGCAGCATCAAGGACCGGATTGCGCTGAGCATGATTGAGCAGGCCGAAAAGGATGGCATTCTGACTCCTGACTCGCTGATTGTAGAGCCTACTTCCGGCAACACGGGCGTAGGCCTAGCTATGGTGGCCGCCGTGAAAGGCTATAAGCTGACACTGGTAATGCCTGAGTCGATGTCGATTGAACGCCGCCGCCTGATGGCCGCTTACGGCGCCAATCTGGAATTGACTCCCCGCGAGAAAGGTATGAAAGGTGCCATCGAAAAGGCGCACGAACTGGTGCGTGATACTCCCGGCGCCTGGATGCCAATGCAGTTTGAAAACCCCGCCAACATCAGAGTACACGCCGAAACCACCGCTCAGGAAATTCTGCGTGATGCGCCGGAAGGCGGCTTCGACTTCCACATCACCGGTGTGGGCACTGGCGGCCACATCACGGCCGTGACGGAAGTGCTCAAGCCACATTTCCCCAACATGAAGACCTTTGCCGTAGAGCCCGAGCTTTCCCCGGTTATCAGTGGCGGTGCGCCTGGTCCGCACCCGATTCAGGGCATCGGAGCGGGCTTTATCCCGGCTAACCTGCATACCGAAGTACTTGACGGCACTATTCAGGTGTCGCAGCAGGCTGCATTTGATATGGCCCGCCGCGCCGCTCGTGAGGAAGGCCTGTTTGTGGGCGTATCGTCGGGAGCGTCATTGGCGGCCGTGGCCCAGAAGCTGGACGAAGTGCCACAGGGTGGCCGCGTGCTCACTTTCTGCTACGATACCGGAGAGCGGTATCTGTCGGTAGAAGGCCTCTTTGTATAG
- a CDS encoding DUF4397 domain-containing protein, translated as MKFLSSSLFAKLTLAASAAAVLVGCDDPDYPTPSPVTASTVSAARVLVVNASPGSQTSSVTIDNVASGQSVGYLSATPAYFTVPAGQRQIGIVSPNNVKYANGEVVPGVVRQQFASGSSYTVFSTDAPTRTGTGTDLGGIRAIALSDNLSAPAAGRARVRFVNLSPSYSASVDSLGLYTLLSPDPTAIGKFLFAPIGRTYRSIAFTVPAVAATPTTPARPARSLNFASFTDIPAGTYSFDVRRSPRAAANPSQVIIPATSLTFASGKIYTVYSRGTNATTGTTPLGLSVVTHN; from the coding sequence ATGAAATTCCTTTCTTCTTCACTCTTCGCCAAGCTCACGCTGGCTGCTTCGGCAGCCGCCGTGCTGGTTGGCTGCGACGACCCGGATTATCCGACTCCGTCGCCCGTAACAGCTTCCACGGTAAGCGCGGCCCGGGTTTTGGTAGTAAACGCCTCGCCCGGTTCCCAGACCAGCTCCGTTACTATCGACAATGTTGCTTCGGGCCAGTCAGTTGGTTACCTGAGTGCTACACCCGCCTATTTTACGGTTCCAGCAGGTCAGCGCCAGATAGGCATTGTGTCGCCGAACAACGTGAAATATGCCAACGGGGAAGTGGTTCCCGGTGTAGTCCGTCAGCAGTTCGCATCCGGTAGTTCCTATACGGTTTTCTCAACTGACGCACCTACCCGCACTGGCACTGGCACTGATTTAGGCGGTATACGGGCCATTGCTCTGTCTGATAACCTATCGGCACCGGCAGCGGGCCGGGCTCGGGTGCGTTTTGTGAACCTGTCACCAAGCTACTCCGCTAGCGTAGACAGTCTCGGCTTATACACGCTGCTGAGCCCCGATCCGACAGCAATAGGCAAGTTCCTATTTGCGCCGATTGGTCGTACGTACCGCTCGATTGCCTTTACGGTGCCTGCAGTGGCTGCTACTCCCACGACTCCAGCGCGCCCAGCTCGGAGCTTGAACTTTGCGAGTTTTACAGATATTCCGGCTGGAACGTACTCGTTTGATGTACGTCGTTCACCACGGGCCGCTGCCAATCCTTCACAGGTGATTATTCCTGCGACGTCATTGACCTTTGCTTCCGGCAAAATCTACACGGTTTATAGCCGCGGTACTAATGCTACTACTGGCACCACTCCATTGGGCCTGTCAGTTGTTACACACAACTAG
- a CDS encoding TonB-dependent receptor has protein sequence MKHLRLRHLLVLLLTLLSVHAGWSQGTTTSAMNGVITDKDGAGLPGATVIAVHTPTNTQYVAPTNSEGRFNIQNMRVGGPYSVRVTFVGYKDASREGIFLSLGQNLRLDLNLSDATTELAGVTVSGRRDPVLNSERNGAATNVQREQIERLPTINRSFQDFTRLTPQANGSSLGGRNARFNNIQIDGASNNDLFGLGNTGAPGGQANTNPISLDAIQEFQVVLSPYDVRQGRFSGGGINAITRSGTNDFSGSAFVFGRNQNTAGKSPTPNSAGERTKLDKFNDYQAGVRLGGPIIKDKLFFFVNGEITRRTAPLLFRTGSQDQISNNPGSDLLTFVSTEQLQQISDVLRDRYGYNAGAFGEINAERRSNKAFARLDWNISQNHQLTLRHNFVDASDDNITRSLTNFRFGNNGYQFLSKTNTTVAELKSRFGNRFANSLLVGYSRIRDSRSLVGDRFPSIEISVGNGSVFAGSELSSVANRLDQDILEINDNFNIFAGKHVITIGTNNEIFRFDNLFVQSTEGRYNFPTLQSFLDPVTNVNATGYRYRQNYALPGGKPTAKFGAAQFGAFIQDEYNVTDNFRFTTGLRVDLPVYFDKPSYNKRVDSTFAVATANGGAYDVKTDRLPKSRLQVSPRIGFNWDVRKNQTFQLRGGVGVFTGRPAYVWISNQYGNTGVDFASFDSNNSTDKSALVLNSNYSTLRDQIASTPAAAAKGSIAVTDKDFRNPQLIRTNFAVDYRLPAGIVATLEGIYSKSLNDVLPVDINLSNPTGVIQGDGRPVYPTGTARYRNSRDFNNVILLTNTSKGYQYSITGELKKQVNSDLFATTAYTYGQSRDLYSGSSSTAVSIWEFNPHVAGPNSLPLSYSNFDLRHRVLASLSYRKAYAQHFATTFSAFYNGQSGTPFSYSYYGGDLNNDGGQFTTNSNDLIYIPRTRDEIVLVTDGPNDRRNLDQVWNELNSFIENDEYLKEHRGEYAARNGARTPWQHKVDVRLLQDIYTTIGGKEHTIQLSVDVINFGNLLNKDWGRDYFVSNGNYGLLRYQGLENGTTGRPTFSYGNGTSTTPTVGYQVDQLSSRWQAQFGVRYLF, from the coding sequence ATGAAACACCTACGTTTACGCCACCTCCTTGTGCTGTTGCTGACGCTGCTGTCAGTGCATGCCGGTTGGAGCCAGGGCACCACTACGTCGGCCATGAACGGTGTCATCACCGACAAGGACGGCGCCGGCTTGCCGGGGGCTACGGTCATAGCGGTTCACACGCCTACCAACACCCAGTATGTGGCACCTACCAACTCGGAAGGCCGCTTCAACATCCAGAACATGCGCGTAGGTGGTCCCTATAGCGTACGTGTAACGTTTGTAGGCTACAAGGACGCCAGCCGCGAGGGTATTTTCCTGAGCCTGGGCCAGAACCTGCGCCTCGACCTGAACCTGAGTGACGCCACTACGGAGCTGGCTGGCGTTACGGTTTCGGGCCGCCGCGACCCGGTGCTGAACTCGGAGCGTAACGGTGCTGCCACCAACGTGCAGCGTGAGCAGATCGAGCGTCTGCCTACCATCAACCGGAGCTTCCAGGACTTTACCCGCCTCACACCTCAGGCCAACGGCAGCTCACTGGGCGGCCGTAACGCACGTTTCAACAACATCCAGATTGACGGTGCTTCCAACAACGACTTGTTCGGTCTTGGCAACACTGGTGCCCCCGGCGGACAGGCTAACACCAACCCAATTTCGCTGGACGCTATCCAGGAATTCCAGGTAGTACTTTCTCCCTACGACGTACGTCAGGGCCGTTTCAGCGGTGGTGGTATCAACGCCATTACCCGTTCCGGTACCAACGACTTCTCGGGTTCGGCTTTCGTATTTGGCCGCAACCAGAACACGGCTGGCAAAAGCCCAACGCCTAACTCGGCCGGTGAGCGTACCAAGCTCGACAAGTTCAACGACTACCAAGCTGGTGTTCGTCTCGGCGGTCCAATCATTAAGGACAAGCTGTTCTTCTTCGTAAACGGCGAAATTACCCGCCGCACGGCTCCGCTGTTGTTCCGCACTGGTTCGCAGGACCAAATCAGCAACAACCCGGGCTCTGACCTGCTGACTTTCGTAAGCACGGAACAACTGCAGCAGATTTCGGACGTACTGCGTGACCGTTACGGTTACAACGCCGGTGCTTTCGGTGAAATCAACGCCGAGCGCCGCAGCAACAAGGCCTTCGCGCGTCTCGACTGGAACATCAGCCAGAACCACCAGCTCACGCTGCGCCACAACTTCGTGGACGCTTCCGATGACAACATCACCCGCAGCCTGACCAACTTCCGCTTCGGCAACAACGGCTACCAGTTCTTGAGCAAAACCAACACCACTGTAGCTGAATTGAAAAGCCGTTTCGGCAACCGCTTCGCTAACAGCTTGCTGGTAGGCTACTCGCGCATCCGCGACAGCCGCTCGCTGGTGGGCGACCGGTTCCCGTCTATCGAAATTTCGGTGGGCAATGGCTCGGTATTCGCCGGTTCGGAACTCAGCTCGGTGGCTAACCGCCTCGACCAGGACATCCTGGAAATCAACGACAACTTCAATATTTTCGCTGGTAAGCACGTCATTACCATTGGTACGAACAACGAAATCTTCCGTTTCGACAACCTGTTCGTGCAGAGCACTGAAGGCCGTTACAACTTCCCGACGCTCCAGTCTTTCCTTGACCCCGTTACGAACGTGAATGCTACTGGCTACCGCTACCGCCAGAACTATGCGCTGCCCGGCGGTAAGCCTACGGCCAAGTTCGGTGCTGCTCAGTTTGGTGCCTTCATCCAGGACGAGTATAACGTAACCGACAACTTCCGTTTCACGACGGGTCTGCGTGTTGACTTGCCAGTGTACTTCGACAAGCCTTCTTACAACAAGCGGGTTGACTCCACTTTCGCGGTAGCTACTGCCAACGGTGGTGCTTACGACGTGAAAACCGACCGTCTGCCTAAGTCGCGCCTGCAGGTGTCGCCGCGTATCGGCTTCAACTGGGATGTGCGCAAAAACCAGACGTTCCAGCTGCGTGGTGGTGTGGGTGTATTCACCGGCCGTCCCGCTTACGTGTGGATTTCCAACCAGTACGGCAACACCGGTGTTGACTTTGCTTCGTTCGACTCCAACAACAGCACCGACAAGTCGGCGCTGGTCCTGAACAGCAATTACAGCACACTGCGCGACCAGATTGCCAGCACTCCAGCGGCCGCTGCTAAGGGCAGCATTGCTGTAACGGATAAAGACTTCCGCAACCCACAGCTGATCCGCACCAACTTCGCAGTCGATTATCGCTTGCCCGCTGGCATCGTTGCTACGCTGGAAGGTATCTACTCCAAGTCGCTGAATGACGTACTGCCGGTTGATATCAACCTGTCGAACCCAACGGGTGTGATTCAGGGTGATGGCCGTCCGGTGTACCCTACCGGTACCGCTCGCTACCGCAACAGCCGCGACTTCAACAACGTGATTCTGCTGACTAATACCAGCAAAGGCTACCAGTACAGCATCACGGGCGAACTGAAGAAGCAAGTAAACAGCGACCTGTTCGCAACGACTGCTTACACCTACGGTCAGTCGCGCGACCTATACTCCGGCTCTAGCTCAACGGCAGTTTCCATCTGGGAATTCAACCCGCACGTTGCTGGTCCGAACAGCCTGCCGCTGTCGTATTCCAACTTCGACCTGCGCCACCGCGTACTGGCTTCGTTGTCGTACCGCAAGGCGTATGCTCAGCATTTCGCTACTACGTTCTCTGCCTTCTACAATGGCCAGTCGGGCACGCCGTTCTCGTATAGCTACTACGGTGGCGACCTCAACAACGACGGTGGTCAGTTCACGACTAACTCGAACGACCTGATCTACATCCCCCGCACCCGCGACGAAATCGTGCTGGTGACGGACGGCCCAAATGACCGTCGCAACCTCGACCAGGTTTGGAACGAGCTGAACTCATTCATTGAGAACGACGAATACCTGAAAGAGCACCGTGGTGAATACGCAGCCCGTAACGGTGCCCGCACTCCTTGGCAGCACAAAGTAGACGTTCGTCTGCTTCAGGACATCTATACCACCATTGGTGGTAAAGAGCACACCATTCAGCTGTCGGTTGACGTAATCAACTTCGGTAACCTCCTGAACAAAGACTGGGGCCGCGACTACTTCGTATCAAACGGCAACTATGGTCTGCTGCGCTACCAGGGTCTGGAAAACGGCACTACGGGCCGTCCTACCTTCAGCTACGGCAACGGCACCTCTACCACCCCAACGGTTGGCTACCAGGTGGACCAGCTGTCCTCGCGCTGGCAGGCTCAGTTTGGCGTTCGTTACCTGTTTTAA
- a CDS encoding C40 family peptidase: MLLGWLASCSGSKKVNYRNGRYHSARDMARIKAEERRRRGGAPTSKSKSKATTASGKAKIVTKRRSTPANASREIVTVIETARSYQGTPYKYGGTSRLGMDCSGLLYNSFAAINVAIPRSSNEQALWGEPVKSQDLKVGDLVFFGASPGSNTITHVGLVTEATPEGVQFIHSSSSSGVVENSLETDYYLSRYIKAVRPRL; encoded by the coding sequence ATGTTGCTGGGCTGGTTGGCCAGCTGCAGCGGCTCGAAGAAAGTCAACTACCGGAACGGCCGGTATCATTCGGCCCGCGACATGGCGCGCATAAAGGCCGAAGAGCGCCGCCGCCGGGGTGGTGCGCCTACTTCCAAATCTAAGTCTAAGGCAACCACTGCCTCAGGCAAAGCCAAAATCGTGACGAAGCGGCGTAGCACGCCTGCCAACGCCAGCCGCGAAATCGTGACGGTAATTGAAACTGCGCGTTCCTACCAAGGCACTCCTTATAAGTATGGCGGCACTTCCCGGTTGGGGATGGACTGCTCCGGGCTGCTCTACAATTCTTTCGCGGCCATTAATGTGGCAATTCCGCGCTCCAGCAACGAGCAAGCCTTATGGGGCGAACCGGTAAAATCGCAGGATTTGAAAGTCGGTGATTTAGTATTTTTCGGTGCTTCCCCTGGCAGTAACACTATTACACATGTTGGCCTCGTAACGGAGGCAACCCCTGAGGGTGTGCAGTTTATACATTCCTCCAGCTCCTCAGGAGTGGTGGAAAATAGCCTCGAAACTGATTATTATTTAAGTCGCTATATCAAGGCCGTACGGCCTAGATTGTAG
- a CDS encoding FAD-binding oxidoreductase has protein sequence MNFNSLTSELVVAFEAIVGPEHVLTAQRAEATATADTYADYGRDHTEDLHFAPDVVLRPANAEEISQIVRLCHEHRIPVTPRGAGTGLSGGALPTHGGVVLSTERLNKIIQIDERNLQATVEPGVVNEAFQQAVQAVGLFYPPDPASKGSCFLGGNLAHSSGGPKAVKYGTTRDYVLNLQVVLPTGDIIWTAANTLKNSTGYNLTQLMVGSEGTLGIITKVVFRLLPYPKQNILMLVPFRQEDQAAEAVSAVFRAGIIPSGMEFMEREAIAWSSDYLKIPLTLPEDIRAHLLIELDGQDLDELYKEAEQVYGVLEHYDVGEILLADNATQKDELWKIRRNIGNSVRYNSVYKEEDTVVPRAELPTLLKGVKEIGARYGFKSVCYGHAGDGNLHVNIIRGDLDDDMWNVGLRQPITEIFELCVKLGGTISGEHGIGLVQKGYIGIALPDTNLELMRGIKRVFDPNGILNPGKIF, from the coding sequence ATGAATTTCAACTCCCTGACTTCCGAGCTGGTTGTCGCCTTCGAAGCAATTGTTGGACCTGAACATGTGCTGACGGCGCAGCGCGCTGAGGCCACCGCTACCGCCGACACCTACGCCGACTACGGCCGCGACCATACCGAGGACCTGCATTTTGCTCCCGATGTGGTGCTTCGGCCCGCTAACGCTGAAGAAATCAGCCAGATTGTGCGCCTCTGCCACGAGCACCGTATTCCGGTGACGCCCCGTGGTGCCGGCACGGGCCTGAGTGGTGGCGCGCTGCCTACCCACGGCGGCGTGGTGCTGAGCACAGAGCGGCTCAACAAGATCATTCAGATAGATGAGCGCAACCTGCAGGCCACCGTGGAGCCGGGCGTGGTAAACGAAGCGTTTCAGCAGGCCGTGCAGGCCGTGGGGTTGTTTTATCCGCCCGACCCGGCCAGCAAGGGGAGCTGCTTTCTGGGTGGCAACCTGGCGCACAGTAGCGGCGGCCCCAAAGCCGTGAAATATGGTACCACCCGCGACTATGTGCTAAATCTACAGGTAGTACTGCCCACCGGCGACATTATCTGGACGGCCGCCAACACCCTCAAAAACTCCACCGGCTACAACCTCACGCAGCTCATGGTGGGCTCGGAAGGTACGCTAGGCATCATTACGAAAGTGGTGTTCCGGCTCCTCCCCTACCCCAAGCAGAACATTCTGATGCTGGTGCCTTTCCGGCAGGAGGACCAAGCTGCTGAGGCGGTATCGGCGGTATTTCGGGCGGGTATTATTCCGTCGGGCATGGAGTTTATGGAGCGCGAAGCCATTGCCTGGTCCTCCGACTACCTCAAGATTCCGCTTACGCTGCCTGAAGACATCCGCGCCCACCTGCTGATTGAGCTAGATGGCCAGGACTTGGACGAACTCTATAAGGAAGCCGAGCAGGTGTACGGCGTGCTAGAGCACTACGACGTGGGCGAAATTCTGCTGGCGGACAACGCCACCCAAAAAGATGAGCTCTGGAAAATCCGGCGCAACATCGGCAACTCAGTACGCTACAACTCGGTGTATAAGGAAGAAGACACCGTGGTACCGCGGGCCGAACTGCCGACGCTACTCAAAGGGGTGAAGGAAATCGGGGCACGCTACGGTTTCAAGAGTGTGTGCTACGGCCACGCCGGCGACGGCAACCTGCACGTCAATATCATCCGGGGCGACCTGGACGACGACATGTGGAACGTAGGCCTGCGCCAGCCCATCACTGAAATATTTGAGCTGTGCGTGAAACTAGGCGGTACCATTTCCGGCGAGCATGGCATCGGGCTGGTGCAGAAAGGCTACATCGGCATTGCTCTGCCCGACACGAATCTGGAGCTGATGCGCGGCATCAAGCGGGTATTTGACCCAAATGGCATTCTGAATCCGGGTAAGATTTTCTAG
- a CDS encoding MJ1255/VC2487 family glycosyltransferase, producing MNILYGVPGEGMGHATRSKVVIQHLLEQGHEVCVVSSARAFQLLSRTFPGRVHEIRGYHLAYKKLSVSRSRTAVLTLRTAPENLLVNFRKYRELLCGVEFDVVISDFESFSYLFAKWKRLPVISIDNMQIISRARLDVAVPPTERDNLALARAIVRAKLPRSQHYFVSTFFPLPVIKPNTTLVPPIIRPEILAARPTTGQHVLMYQSATNQKDLVPLLQTMPEQEFRVYGFNKEESHGNVQLKAFSEQGFIEDLASARAVVTNGGFSLISEAVYLHKPICAVPIPAQFEQFLNAAEVEKLGYGRHFDTLTADHLKAFLYDVGSFAQALSHYQQNGNTELFRHLDMTLKELPA from the coding sequence ATGAACATACTATATGGAGTGCCCGGCGAGGGGATGGGCCATGCTACCCGTAGCAAAGTCGTGATTCAGCACCTGCTGGAGCAGGGACATGAGGTGTGCGTCGTGAGTAGCGCCCGCGCCTTTCAGCTGTTAAGCCGCACGTTTCCCGGCCGGGTGCACGAAATCCGTGGCTACCATCTGGCCTACAAAAAACTCAGCGTCAGCCGGTCTCGTACGGCCGTACTCACCCTGCGCACAGCGCCAGAAAACCTGCTCGTCAACTTCCGCAAGTACCGGGAGTTGCTGTGTGGCGTGGAATTCGACGTGGTGATTTCCGATTTCGAGTCGTTCAGCTACTTGTTTGCCAAATGGAAGCGCCTGCCCGTCATCAGCATCGACAATATGCAGATCATCAGCCGCGCCCGGCTGGACGTAGCGGTGCCGCCGACGGAGCGTGACAACTTAGCGCTGGCCCGGGCTATTGTGCGCGCCAAGCTGCCGCGCAGCCAGCACTATTTTGTGAGCACCTTTTTTCCGCTGCCGGTCATCAAGCCGAATACCACGCTGGTGCCGCCTATCATCCGGCCCGAAATTCTGGCTGCCCGGCCCACCACCGGCCAGCACGTGCTGATGTACCAGTCGGCCACCAACCAGAAAGACCTGGTGCCGCTGCTGCAAACCATGCCCGAGCAGGAATTCCGGGTGTATGGCTTCAACAAGGAGGAAAGCCACGGCAACGTGCAGTTGAAAGCCTTCAGCGAGCAGGGCTTTATCGAAGATCTGGCTTCGGCCCGGGCCGTCGTCACGAATGGCGGCTTCTCGCTGATTAGTGAGGCGGTATACCTGCACAAGCCCATCTGCGCCGTCCCCATTCCGGCCCAGTTTGAGCAGTTCCTCAACGCCGCCGAAGTGGAGAAGCTCGGCTACGGCCGCCACTTCGACACGCTCACCGCCGACCACCTCAAAGCCTTCCTCTACGATGTCGGCAGTTTCGCTCAAGCCCTAAGCCACTACCAGCAGAACGGCAACACGGAGCTTTTCCGGCACTTAGATATGACGTTGAAAGAGCTGCCTGCTTGA
- a CDS encoding TerC family protein, with protein MNIHLQQILDNPLAALAIVGNLVIIESLLSVDNAAVLATMVSDLPKHQQHKALRYGIIGAYVFRGLCILFASFLIEFWFLKPLGGLYLLYLVYAQFKAKRSTEEEEVSKHQSWLYRSTLGLLGPFWATVALIELMDLAFSIDNVFAVVAFTDNLILICTGVFIGILAMRLVAQAFVLLMAKYPFLETAAFVVIGLLGLKLLLSLVEHYFPQHPVSHFLGSETADIGLTLLTVAIFAVPLLAAWLKGSRARS; from the coding sequence ATGAACATTCATCTGCAGCAAATCCTCGACAACCCTTTGGCCGCGCTGGCCATCGTGGGCAATCTGGTCATCATTGAAAGCTTGCTTTCCGTGGACAATGCGGCCGTGCTGGCTACTATGGTCAGCGACCTGCCCAAGCACCAGCAGCACAAGGCCCTACGCTACGGCATCATCGGGGCCTACGTATTTCGAGGGCTGTGTATTTTGTTTGCCTCGTTTCTGATTGAATTCTGGTTCCTTAAGCCGCTGGGTGGCCTGTACCTGCTGTATCTGGTGTACGCACAATTCAAGGCCAAACGCAGCACCGAGGAAGAAGAGGTCAGCAAGCATCAAAGCTGGCTCTACCGCAGTACGCTGGGCCTGTTGGGGCCGTTCTGGGCTACCGTGGCCCTGATTGAACTGATGGATCTGGCCTTTTCCATCGACAACGTATTTGCCGTCGTGGCCTTCACCGACAACCTGATACTGATTTGTACCGGCGTATTCATCGGTATTCTGGCTATGCGGCTGGTGGCGCAGGCGTTTGTGCTGCTGATGGCTAAATATCCGTTTCTGGAAACCGCTGCTTTCGTCGTTATCGGGCTGCTGGGTCTGAAGCTGCTACTATCGTTGGTGGAACACTATTTCCCACAGCATCCGGTCAGCCACTTTCTCGGCAGCGAAACCGCCGATATCGGCCTGACGCTACTTACAGTTGCCATATTTGCTGTGCCGTTGCTGGCTGCCTGGCTGAAGGGCAGCCGGGCGAGGAGCTAA